The genomic interval TTAAAGTAgaccttttttaattttaaagttttttgttctttgattgaagttatttaattattattattgattgaataataaagacataaatctaCTACTAGAGCCTTTCTCCATTTTGTCGGTTTGCTTTCGCTTTTCAAGGTGTAGGCGTAAGATGGCGGTCTGTGCACCACGAACTGTGCACCACACACCAGACATGTTTTAGTGATGACTCAGGACATTTACTATCATCAACCAATAGCTATCAGTCTGTGACGCCAAAAACAACTGAGGTGGTGACTGTATTTGATCACTATCTGTGGATATCAAACCACAGTTCAAACTACAATCACTTCATGCAGATAAAAACAGTCCATTATTAATACAGAGGTCATACATTTACCAGTTCTTTGGTACCAGTGTAACCGTGGTGTGGATTCAAGCTACATATACATGTATTTCTGAGATGTATGAATGTAATTTAAAGCTCTATGGTtggttttcttccttttctttatttgtttttctcacGATACATTTTCTATTATAGAGTATCACAAGCTAACAGAAGGTGATGTTTACAGGAGAATCCAGAGTTTCACTCCACACAAGTCGAGTACAGTAACGTgggtttttagtgttttaacaAACTTGATCAAAACTCTTCCTGGTTTTGGTGTTTGGTCTGTTGTTGTACTATGACTCGTTTCATTAAAGCagatgttctcaaccttggggtcgccagatgccttcaagaaaccaagattattgtttatttttatttttttaacaatttgagcccatttttgcttactttttaaccttttttctgcaactccaccaaactcaccatatttcaacctatttttatcactttttcttgccatatttttgctccttttaatgcatttttgctacattactctcatttctgacactttttcccacttttcagacatgttcagcacttataaaccctttttatcacttttccacctaatgtcacatatattgacgcattgttgtcacttttaacctcttttcaccataatttatgattattttttgccaatttaaccacattcattatttgtcatgcccattatttgccagtttgaaataattgttccaatactgacactttgaaccctttttaccactttttctgtctgtttttatccactctaagttgcaactttgaaccaatttctgtggtttttaaaatcccatttcaccaccttttccaccattttttttttttttttttttttgttgttgttgacacttttaagccatttttatttgtggttaaaacaatgatttccatctttaagatgactatatactatggcactaataataataaacctctgggctgaaaaggttgagaaccactgcattaaaggaAACCAAAACAAGAACCAATGCTGTGCTGACATTCTTTGAGGGACTTTCCAGGACGAGTTAAACAATAAACATCACCTGCTTTGAATGCTTGGTAAAAACCAGtcaaaccagaaacacaataaaaccaaCAGGTACCGATCATTACCATCACCAGCGATgcttcacacaaacacagtcaGGTAAACATTAGTGGGAAAActtcaaacttttatttttgacaaagtaTAAACAAAAGCTGCTTAGCTGCTAATAACTAAAAGTGTGCCATAAAATAAGATATGGTCCAATGATTTAACAAATATAACCAAACATGATGGAAATTCAAAGTAGTGCAAAACAAGCAAAATTATAAGTGTACACATGAAATTTAAATATCTGATCATTCCTGGTCCAGCAAAGTGAAATGTTCAGCATGTTGTAGAAacttccagcaagttcttctagaataatatgttaaagtttcattattTAGGATTATTTTaagctgtagaggccattttatcacacttcagacaataggagacaataattagctacattttacaaaggagacatatttactattgaagtaatcacaaaaGTTccattgtgtatatttattcatttttaaaaataaatttcactcattgttttaaatgtgtagaTTAAGTCTCAgaaaaccaatgtttgagacacaaaTGAAAAATCATATGAAATTATAGAGGgtatttatgatatgaagagtGGGTACACACATGActttacaaatatacaaagtgggtacacgggacaaaaaagacTGAAAACCACTGTaagttattatatatttaatatatttttatgcattttaaccttttttattaaactaaaacaaatgcagttggacagtgGTTGGTGGGTTATagatacacatttttatttgttttaattgtttttaaacaacCTTGAAATTTGATACTTTAATACAAATATTCTgtggaataataataaacagggTTTTATATAGAAAcggttgttgtttgtctgttttttcccataaattaaaataatgtatttatttaccagGAGGACCTGTTTAAAAAGTAGCATTTTCAAGCATTtcctgacttttattttggagatgCTGCTCTGGTATTATTTAGttccactaggggcgctagtgCTCTTACTTTGGAGGAGCTGTTCCTCAAAGTTTGGGAAATTACAGGAAATCACGTGGTGTGAGAAATCCAAACGCTTGGAGCGCTGTTTGACTGATTATtaactttcacttttttatttgatttgcaTCATGATCTGACACTGTTTTACTGTTACTGTTGTTAAAATGCTGACACATGGAGCAGAAAACCAGCTTTAGTTCAGCTGATTAATGGCTTTCTGGTCATGTTTGGTCTTATTAATAAGTCAGGGTTTATTCACATTTATCACATTTccccacttttaagacatgttcagcataaataaaccttttccaccacttttccacctaatgtcacacatgttgacccattattgtcacttttaacgtcttttcaccatatttcatgcttattttagcCAATTTAAGTTGAGTATTCTAGCTACACATCTCCTGTTTGTGAGTTATGTTTGGCAGCCTTTGTATTTCATCtctaaattaaatttcaaatagTGAGGATTTacctcctgctgcagcagcacaaTGGAAATGAGCAGGTTTGCATTTTACATGTAAATGAACACGTTTGAATGAAGATCACTTGATTTTCTTTGATGTAATGAATGTATATTTGAAACATGTGCCATGGAAAAATGTAAagctggaagaagaagaagaagaagaagaagaagaagaagaagaagaagaagacactgtcgataatattcaaaatgatagttaaaaaaaaactacttaaaaagtaaattaattttttttaaaaactataaaagaaTATAATATTTAATCATATTAATTATCCAGcaaattaaacaacaaaaatgtaggaaataaaaattcattaaatacCATTTAAAAACTCAGCTTTATGTTGATTTTCATCTTTTAGCAGCTTTTGATTGAAGTTTCTTTgttggaaaatattttttttattgaagttttcattttaaaatatgaatttttaataaaaaaaaaaaaaaaaacatattttcaatcaaaaaaaaaaattgaatcaaagaaaaaagttctcaaatttaatgttttgagtctcaaatttttttttggtttttttccgcAATTTCATTCAAGTAgaccttttttaattttaaagttttttagtgtttttgattgaagttattttattattattattgattgaataataaagacataaatctaCTACCAGAGCCGTTCTCCATTTTGTCGGTTTGCTTTCGCTTTTCAAGGTGTAGGCGTAAGATGGCGGTCTGTGCACCACGAACTGTGCACCACACACCAGACATGTTTTAGTGATGACTCAGGACATTTACGATCATCAACCAATAGCTATCAGTCTGTGACGCCAAAAACAACTGAGGTGGTGACTGTATTTGATCACTATCTGTGGATATCAAACCACAGTTCAAACTACAATCACTTCATGCAGATAAAAACAGTCCATTATTAATACAGAGGTCATACATTTACCAGTTCTTTGGTACCAGTGTAACCGTGGTGTGGATTCAAGCTACATATACATGTATTTCTGAGATGTATGAATGTAATTTAAAGCTCTATGGTtggttttcttccttttctttatttgtttttctcactATACATTTTCTATGATAGAGTATCACAAGCTAACAGAAGGTGATGTTTACAGGAGAATCCAGAGTTTAACTCCACACAAGTCGAGTACAGTAATGTgggtttttagtgttttaacaAACTTTATCAAAACTCTTCCTGGTTTTGGTGTTTGGTCTGTTGTTGTACTATGACTCGTTTCATTAAAGCagatgttctcaaccttggggtcgccagatgccttcaagaaaccaagattattatttatttttttaacaatttgagcccatttttgcttactttttaaccttttttttgcaactccaccaaactcaccatattttaacctattttcatcactttttcttgccatatttttgctccttttaatgcatttttgctacattactctcatttctgacactttttcccacttttaagacatgttcagcacttataaaccctttttatcacgtttccacctaatgtcacatattgacccattgttgtcacttttaacctcttttcaccataatttatgattattttttgccaatttaaccacattcattatctgtcatgcccattatttgccagtttaaaataattgttccaatattgacactttgaaccctttttaccagattttccaccattttgttgttgttgttgacacttttaagccttttttatttgtggttaaaacaatgatttacatctttaagatgactatatactatggcactaataataataaacctctgggctgaaaaggttgagaaccactgcattaaaggaAACCAAAACAAGAACCAATGCTGTGCTGACATTCTTTGAGGGACTTTCCAGGACGAGTTAAACAATAAACATCACCTGCTTTGAATGCTTGGTAAAAACCAGTCcaaccagaaacacaataaaaccaaCAGGTACCGATCATTACCATCACCAGCgatgcttcacacacacacagtcaggtaAACATTAGTGGGAAAActtcaaacttttatttttgacaaagtaTAAACAAAAGCTGCTTAGCTGCTAATAACTAAAAGTGTGCCATAAAATAAGACATGGTCCAATGATTTAACAAATATAACCAAACATGATGGAAATTCAAAGTAGTGCAAAACAAGCAAAATTATAAGTGTACACATGAAATTTAAATATCTGATCATTCCTGGTCCAGCAAAGTGAAATGTTCAGCATGTTGTAGAAacttccagcaagttcttctagaataacatgttaaggtttctttgatctcctgacatgttttgactgccagtcttcttcagaggcgtctgctgatcgctttgatgtgtcctcgACTTCTGCGCAATAATTACAgccatttactttgatctcctctacatgtcaggagatcaaagtaaatttcctgaaatgaaactttaacatatgaTAGTTTAGAGACATTAGAATAATTatattaagacaaaaaaaatgtacacacaaagATAGAGGTCACAGTGAACATTTTAACACACAAAGGTAAATACTCCTATGAACCACAGTTTGTGGAGATTATGGCagtagttctttcaacaacaatttactgaattatttggtaatttacacaatgattcatgttttatgttattttcactttctccagtgGGCCGgatcggatgctctgaagggccggatttggtccctgggccttgagtttgacacatacagACTAGAATGAATGATTTCtaacccaaatacaaaaatatccCTTTGTGTAACTCACATAAGTAACGTTCATAGATGGGAGTTAAATGAagtactgatgatgatgatgatgatgtcatgtgactCTTCACTGTGGTGAGTTAAAGTTCTCTCTTAGTTTATAGTAACTTCCTTTCATGGCCATCAGCTCCTGGTGGGTTCCTTTCTCCTGCACTTTGCCTGCCAGGACCACGACAATCTGATCCGCCTTCTCGATAGTCTTCAGCCTGTGAGCAATCACCAGTAGCGTCTGGTTGGGACGGTTAGCCAGGCTCTGTTGTACCTGTGCAACAGACAAATACATTGTTTCCCCATATAAAGAATATCATTATTAATTACTGTCTATTTAagtattcattttttatgttttgattaCATCCTGAGCTGTAAGAATTTGTTTGGTCACTTGAATTAttgtaatatgtattttttattttattttaatcctatttctttttttttatttctctatttACTTACTGTTTTGTAAATcagtacattatttttttaaatgcatttttttaattattattttatggctgaaacattagaaaaaacacatttttatttcctgtttgatttgtttttattttaatgtggccctaatatctAACACTCATggaaaggcaaatgtatttgtacaggTCATTTCCTTCATAGGGTTGAACATAATTAAAAGTCAAACATGCAGAAAGAGATAACATCATACAATCATCTACAACATTCTGCAGGTTTTCCATAAAGGTGGAGTTTATCACGGCCCTGAACAGGCAGCATACCTTATGTTCACTCTCAGAGTCCAGAGAGCTGGTGATTTCATCCAGGATGAGAACCTGAGGTTGTCTCACTAGAGCTCGAGCGATGGCGATCCGCTGACGTTCGCTCTTTGATAACTGACCACCACCCTCACTCACCtctaaaataaacacatcattAATATATTAACATAACATATTAACGTATTATTTACATCTTAAACACTTTGCACTGTGCTTCCTGTAAGGCTGATAAACAGGAGCCACAGAACAAAAAGTGTGTAAAACTCTatctaatgttaaaaaaatgtaaaaacaaagaaatcttTACAAAAGTCTTTTAAAATTAAGAAAacctaatttgttttttaaatctacaATTACCAGGACCAGATAAAGCAAAGTAATGATTCATTACCTGTGTCGTAACCTCTCTCCAGCTGTACGATGAAGTCGTGGGCGTTGGCGTTGCGTGCCGCTTCCTGGATCTCATCCAATGAGCATTCAGTGAGCCCGTAGGCGATGTTGTCTCTGATGGAGCCTGAGAAAAGCACGGGCTCCTGgctcaccaccaccacctggtcattcagaatactttatttatccccgagggacaattcactttcactttcatcccatccaagaaacatgaaacgacaatcacatataacacacacaacatgggaggacaggagcgggagaactgtgggtcaccGCAAGGGCGACGCcccatatttagatgaaaagtgggagaacaacaggaggagaggtgaggggaaaaggcaggttgTAAAACCTCCTCAGCGTACACGCACCAAAAACAAGACGGAGCATCTTTCTGCACAACATACTAGTGGATAGATGAGACAGCATTGACGGCTGGCTTTGGGAGCCAATGATAATAAGCCCAAAACAGCCGCAAACATAATACGAACTTCGCAataggtcagaaagctgccagctccaatcagcagcatgcctgctacaataattccaatcatgtagatgtcttccACGTCCTCGCTTGGACAGGCGGGCTCACCACTGCCCGTTCGTTTTGTAGAAAAAATGTGGTCGACTGCATTGAGAGACaaactgatcaattccataattaTGGTTTTGAATAGAGACGCAaagagaggctcctattagattcacaagaccagacaaaacatagcagcagcagaaacagaTACGGGTGGAAAAGAGGGAGCAGAGAAAATGTGACCGTCTTTGTCGAGGAGCAGAACAACACGCTGATCAGCCTGACTGCATGAAAACATAGTTTACGCATTACTTAAAGCTTAAAACTGGCATAAGAAAAATACCAATAGATGCAACACAAAATTAGGGCCAGAGTCGTTTCCATTGCCCTCgtaataaatgtgtattttttgtcattttgatgattttttttgtcattttgatgatttttttgtcattttgtggttttttcacATCCCTTTGAGTTGTTTTGAATGGCTAGAGTCGTATTGTGCatttctcttgtcattttgtgtgtttttgcagttgtttgtgtgtcattttgtatattttcgttgtaatttcctgtgttttgggagtaactttgtgtatttgttttaggGGCTACGCAAAATCAGGGCCAGGATTATTTCCATTACCctttgaaatgcacaaaatctaaatagtgcaaaaaaACTGTCAATGGAAACACTGTTAAGAGGCTCCAAAACCaaacttcaatggaaacacgtacaaattgcaattatactttgtcgaaacttaagaaatatcacttttattttgtgaaaaactgtaatggagaCACAGCTATTGAAACCATCAGAGATGGAGTGAGAAAGGTGGAGTTTTTTCACCTTCTTGTGGAAATACTGGTGGTCGTAGGACTTGAGAGGTTCACTGTCCAACAGGATGTGTCCGTTCCCGTCCTCATGCTCATACAGCCGCTCCAGCAGACTCACACACGTGCTTTTTCCTTCTCCAGACAAACCAACCAGTGCTGTCATCTCACCTGGCTTCAGCTCCAAATTGAAATCCTTCAtttaagaacaaacaaaaagatCAGCTGCTGCTCCTGACACTTCTTCTGTTGACCATCCCTACCTGCAGCACTGTTCTGCTGGGGTTGCTGGGGTAGGCGAAGGTGAGGTTGCTGAAGCTGACGTGTCCCCTCAGCTGATCGGGTCGCAGCTTTCCATCTGTGCTGATCTTTGGGGTTCGGTCCAAGTATTCAAACACTTTCCCAGCAGCACCCACTGAGTTCAGCATGTCGCCAAAGATGTAGGTGAGTGTCTGGAAGAGACGAAGTGTGAAATCACTGAGCCTTGTCATCATAATTGAAcctgggattttttttcctgtcgaGAAAAGCTTTAATTCacaactcaaggtccgggggcaaaatctggccctttagagcatccaaatcGGCCTGtggcaaaaagtaaaaaagaaaccctgaaattaccaactaattcagctgTAAATATCTCAACTAGATAATTCCAAAATAAACCACAaattgaataaaacagtattagCAGGGCTAACATTACATCCACGCTTTTATTATTCCTGcaattttcatcaaattatttcacacaatctgctaaattacataaaaaatggccacaaaatcaaataattcaAAGTGAATATCCTGCAGGGACGGATATCTGATACtaattgctttgatattatcagtgccgtacatatttatgatttatttatacatggaagtgcaaactacagcacaataatgattcaaTTATTcatttcccacctaaaatctgcccCCACTGAGAATAAACTGCTCTATATTTGTGTTCAtgaatgaaacctcaacatagACAGAATGAAGTGAACAGAGGATTGTGGGATACCCTGATGTTGTCTCCGAGGTCTGAATGGTAGAGGATGAAGGAGACCAGGTTGCCTGTGGTCATCTGTCCCGTCTGGATCAAGGTTCTGCTGTAGAACATCATGAGAACCTGCATACTGAGGCCTGTCAGCTGCACACagggaaacaaacaaacaaaaaaccccaTGTGGGgacacctgaaatgtctagtaattactgattaaaagtatatatatattgctcaTTTTATCACATTGagctcagacatgggcaacaggaGGCTTGGGGGCCATATGCGGCCcacggtctaattttgtgtggcccccaaagtaaacgaaCAAACCGATtaaaagaaacaacacaaacaataagaggaatttaaaaaaatgacaacaaaaatacacaaaatgcctcaaagaaacatacaaaattaattactgaataaaattaatactatcattaaattatttgtaaaattaaaacatactatcttaaaaaactgtattctacactttcactttctcaaatataaatctaataaaaaaatttaaaaaaaatacggtATAAAAATACCTAAGCTACTGATGATCAAAAACTTCTCACCCTTCGTGCGAGCAGGTAAATTGCTCGGACCGTGTCCCTGCGGTTCTTGATGCTCCCCATGTCCTGCAGGATCCTGTCGTAGCGACGAGCTTCGTGACGTTCAGAGTTGAAGCTCCTAACGACGCGAATGCCAGATACCACTTCATTAGCAGCATTGTTGGCCGAGGCTATGGAGTCCTGGAGGGCCAGAGTCAACCTCTGAGGAGACAAACATCCATTTTAAACTTGTTCAGGGACAGACGGAGTTACACACAGTCATCTATTACCTGGTACTTCTTGTCGTAGATACTCTGGATGAGGCCAGTGATGGGCGTCTCCATCAGGATGAGGAAAGTGAGTTTCCACGACAGACTGAGCATGAGGAGGATCATACCCAGGGTTTTAATAAAAGTCCTCAGCAGCACGTTGACATTCAGACACACGGTCATTCCCATCAGTTTGGTGTCTTTTGAAAGCCTGGATGTGATTTCACCTGcgggaaaatgaaaaataattagcAATGAATGTGTTCTATAGCTGCTCATCAGCTTCTGAGTAATACTGGCAGTATATTTATTAAGACAACtgttttcaggaagtttactttgatcttctgacacgtttcgactgccaactgtcagtcttcctcagaggtgtctgctgattgctttgatgcgACTTTAAGAGACTTTCTTCTCCAGATACCATTGGacgacagggggcgtggccagtaCTCACATTATTGTTGAGTTGCTTTAatgggtatttgtacttttttataaatcagtcattttacttgtacttaagtgtgttttaaaggaagtaattcattacatttctacacccactgagtaaattattattaatattttttaaatgatcaacggatattgtgaaactacaaaaaatgaaatgaccagaaaacattATAGTCGaaaaatcagattaaacgtaatgtatcacatgaaaacagcatttaatatatttttttattttattttatgttttagagttcataaaaatatatctatatttagagtctgataatgtttttttctattttgaatggaaataattggtgttattttatttaaaaaacaattgtacattttgacaaagcttttattttatggaaaataaatgaagttccaattgtggtaaaTTTGGTCTTttaatttttaagtttatacatgagatgtttactgtatgtaagggaaccgtaccaagatttattaccaacaataaacgtgaaggggtgaaagtaactatagtaacatttactttgagtattatttaattcagctactttttacttgtaattaaaggtattgtagagaatgttattttggcttcaaatcacaaggaaaactgggctcgtgcacgctttctcacacacacgtttagtaggcgttccctcttggaaGCAGGTAGAATGTTgcacatgtgcatttttttcaaaaagtggagagaGAGGGCGTTTGTTTCCAAGActttaagtattttatgtatgacttacttgtacttgagtacatttttattcaagtaacAGTACGTCTCTGTTAACACGTCTGGTAAccagcctgacagaactgtcaagttggtCGCACCCAgaaagaaagaactcataaggacacatcaaagcgatcagcaggtgcctctgaggaagactgacagttggcagtcgaaacgtgtcatgagatcaaaataaattttctgaaaaaagtttgtgtgaataaatgaaaccttaacatattcagAATGAACGTGGATTATATAGTGTCTTCTGATTGGCTGGATGAATGCttctttaagcagtgtttgtaCCTCACCTGTCTTTATGGTCTCAAAGAATCCGATCTCCTGCTTGGTTAAAGCCTgaaacagtttgactttgaTCCTGCAGGTGTATGAGCCGATGGCACACAGTAACAGACCTCCTCTACAGCCCGCGCTCACAGAGCTGAGCCACCaatcagagagagagaagttCAGTAGGAGGCCATGAAGCAGATAGACACACCTGAGAGGAAACGTTCACtccatactgtacatactgtaccttCCCAGAGAGAAGAGACTCATCAAAAGGAGAGCAGACAGGAATTCACTGGACTGGTACCGAGTGCGGAGGATGTCAATGACTCGACCGGTGTAGAACGGGATGAACATCTCACCTgggattaaacacacacacacacacacacacacacacacacacacacacacacacacacacacacggattaGC from Gouania willdenowi chromosome 11, fGouWil2.1, whole genome shotgun sequence carries:
- the LOC114472558 gene encoding antigen peptide transporter 2-like, with amino-acid sequence MAQGSLLKLSVLSVLLSADVFFSYALGLVSVSVSSPSVAHTALLWLSAALRGCALIAGTLVTFGRPVPVLIRSIAVYSLLPAVFETGSVVLSGQGSWCDRPGDARCWMMCAGSSVAAALFWELSIPETSGDSEGEEEEKQKHKSRVLFIRVLRLFRPDYLLLLGGLIFLSLAVICEMFIPFYTGRVIDILRTRYQSSEFLSALLLMSLFSLGSSVSAGCRGGLLLCAIGSYTCRIKVKLFQALTKQEIGFFETIKTGEITSRLSKDTKLMGMTVCLNVNVLLRTFIKTLGMILLMLSLSWKLTFLILMETPITGLIQSIYDKKYQRLTLALQDSIASANNAANEVVSGIRVVRSFNSERHEARRYDRILQDMGSIKNRRDTVRAIYLLARRLTGLSMQVLMMFYSRTLIQTGQMTTGNLVSFILYHSDLGDNIRTLTYIFGDMLNSVGAAGKVFEYLDRTPKISTDGKLRPDQLRGHVSFSNLTFAYPSNPSRTVLQDFNLELKPGEMTALVGLSGEGKSTCVSLLERLYEHEDGNGHILLDSEPLKSYDHQYFHKKVVVVSQEPVLFSGSIRDNIAYGLTECSLDEIQEAARNANAHDFIVQLERGYDTEVSEGGGQLSKSERQRIAIARALVRQPQVLILDEITSSLDSESEHKVQQSLANRPNQTLLVIAHRLKTIEKADQIVVVLAGKVQEKGTHQELMAMKGSYYKLRENFNSPQ